The Mercurialis annua linkage group LG2, ddMerAnnu1.2, whole genome shotgun sequence genome contains a region encoding:
- the LOC126669930 gene encoding uncharacterized protein LOC126669930, whose product MTTNELPALKIYWDGTILSTPGGVDYVSGKSELVELTSVVNFAQLQVVIRRVIGLKDGDEIVKIYLRVPRFDEHGRFQKYDGFPMETDVHMQAIQWMRKKGRPVESRRRNEMDQTFRDRRNSNYCRRCLTYAMAAAHDHMQPGPERPALLFLQHDHISQDVWDGTVTYVCILFFVNSYVCGTTGSHYIRVWDDRLRFVISGQPLQDPPHYHSEYMDWFRYVTRRWITRQGAELGAQADFVERVRRDAPVDTELRRFAASTQRGTREDRRDVTSPPIEPSIPPHRLPVIPDALIDPTTLRHRRRERRHPPAPPQRPTDPMPLPVVFHPFRGHYYYAGSSSAPPPFSSGPPSSSGQFYGDSAHHYFQGSCSYPVPPGPSSPFVPPPPAYVPPTVPPFQV is encoded by the exons ATGACGACAAATGAGCTGCCAGCCCTAAAAATTTATTGGGATGGTACAATATTATCGACTCCGGGTGGAGTTGATTATGTTTCCGGTAAATCAGAACTGGTTGAGCTGACGAGTGTAGTGAATTTTGCACAACTACAAGTCGTAATTAGAAGGGTAATTGGGCTGAAGGATGGTGACGAGATAGTGAAGATTTATCTACGAGTGCCTCGGTTCGATGAACATggaagatttcaaaaatatgatgGTTTTCCTATGGAGACAGATGTTCATATGCAAGCAAT ACAGTGGATGAGGAAGAAGGGTAGGCCGGTTGAGAGTAGGCGTAGGAATGAAATGGACCAGACATTTAGGGACAGGCGGAATAGCAACTATTGTAGAAGATGTCTTACATATG CCATGGCAGCTGCTCACGATCACATGCAGCCAGGTCCTGAAAGACCGGCGCTACTTTTTTTACAGCATGACCATATCTCTCAGGATGTCTGGGATGGCACGGTAACTTACGTTTGCATCTTATTTTTTGTCAACAGTTACGTGTGTGGGACGACCGGCTCTCACTACATTCGTGTGTGGGACGACCGGCTCCGGTTTGTAATTTCAGGACAGCCCCTACAGGACCCACCTCATTATCATTCCGagtatatggattggtttcggtaTGTCACGCGTCGCTGGATCACACGACAGGGCGCTGAGCTCGGAGCAcag GCCGATTTTGTGGAGCGTGTACGTAGGGATGCTCCTGTTGACACTGAGCTTCGGCGGTTCGCAGCCAGCACACAGAGAGGCACTAGAGAGGACCGCCGTGATGTTACATCGCCCCCTATCGAGCCTTCTATACCGCCGCATCGACTACCAGTCATACCTGACGCGCTGATAGATCCGACTACACTGCGACATCGACGGCGAGAGCGGCGTCACCCCCCTGCACCACCTCAGCGTCCGACCGATCCTATGCCTCTCCCAGTGGTTTTTCATCCTTTCAGAGGGCATTACTATTACGCGGGGTCCAGCTCTGCACCGCCACCCTTTTCATCGggtcctccttcttcttctggCCAGTTTTACGGGGATTCGGCACATCACTATTTTCAGGGGTCGTGTTCATATCCAGTGCCACCAGGACCTTCTTCGCCTTTTGTTCCACCGCCGCCTGCTTATGTACCACCTACGGTGCCTCCTTTTCAGGTGTAG